One region of Termitidicoccus mucosus genomic DNA includes:
- a CDS encoding type IV secretory system conjugative DNA transfer family protein, producing MLFRFLLAAVSLGCAFFTRRAGMSPSAALTMTAVFGIFAVWQVTCGVMAARGRPRVRPILTLGGFSWSLNDFCRGWLVTGETGSGKTLSAINAMLWQVSKNCPRWGGICIDDKGLYWETLSEMFRHLGREQDLILLQVRPDGAPADWEPPHTFNYLEDARLPFSAKAKDVCDVAASLGQDGDQSFFKTQAEIQMDFAFQALECAGLSITLNHAYEMLSSDAWTKDIIGMLDEKNTPESRELMEYYETQIASQPKDQLGGVRGTLANRLKHFTHPDIAKVFCPEKSTLSFAEIDRGKVICVSIPQRFKTERRYIHTLLKLVFYSHVLLRFDRNSKERANDNLLVLWADEAQKIVTANHDGTSDYNVVDVMREARATVVAATQSYTSLIPPIGDEQKARVFIANMANRIMFKAADEESAKIAADTLGKKKYRKRTYGYSAGKRTMSYSEEEKYYIEPHEFRRLRKFQAVVQHCEAGFRRVVLPPRDADGRVCGWFR from the coding sequence ATGTTGTTTCGTTTTCTTCTCGCCGCCGTGAGTCTTGGCTGCGCGTTTTTCACGCGGCGGGCCGGTATGTCGCCGAGCGCGGCGCTGACGATGACGGCGGTGTTCGGTATTTTTGCCGTCTGGCAGGTGACGTGCGGAGTCATGGCGGCGCGCGGTCGCCCGCGTGTGAGGCCGATTCTGACGCTGGGCGGGTTTTCGTGGTCGCTGAATGATTTCTGTCGGGGCTGGCTGGTGACGGGCGAGACGGGTTCGGGAAAAACGCTCTCGGCCATCAATGCCATGCTCTGGCAGGTCTCGAAAAACTGCCCGCGCTGGGGTGGCATTTGCATCGATGACAAGGGGCTGTACTGGGAGACGCTTTCAGAGATGTTCAGGCACCTCGGGCGCGAACAGGACTTGATTTTGCTGCAAGTGCGACCGGACGGCGCGCCTGCGGACTGGGAGCCGCCGCACACGTTTAATTATCTTGAGGACGCGCGCCTGCCCTTTTCGGCCAAGGCGAAGGATGTCTGCGATGTCGCCGCCTCGCTCGGGCAGGACGGCGACCAGTCGTTTTTCAAGACCCAGGCGGAAATTCAGATGGATTTTGCGTTTCAGGCGCTGGAGTGCGCCGGGTTGTCCATCACGCTCAACCACGCCTATGAAATGCTCTCATCGGACGCATGGACGAAGGACATTATCGGCATGCTGGATGAAAAAAACACGCCGGAGTCGCGCGAACTGATGGAATATTACGAAACGCAAATCGCCAGCCAGCCGAAGGATCAACTGGGCGGCGTGCGCGGCACGCTGGCGAACCGGTTGAAGCATTTTACGCATCCCGACATCGCGAAGGTGTTTTGTCCCGAGAAATCGACGCTTTCGTTTGCGGAGATCGACCGGGGCAAGGTGATTTGCGTTTCGATTCCGCAACGTTTCAAAACGGAACGCAGATACATTCACACGCTGCTCAAGCTCGTGTTCTATTCGCATGTGCTGCTGCGCTTCGACCGGAACTCTAAGGAGCGGGCGAATGATAACCTGCTTGTCCTATGGGCTGACGAAGCGCAAAAAATCGTGACGGCGAATCACGACGGCACGAGTGATTACAATGTCGTGGATGTGATGCGCGAGGCCAGGGCGACGGTTGTCGCGGCGACGCAGAGTTACACGTCACTTATCCCGCCGATTGGCGACGAGCAAAAGGCCAGGGTTTTTATCGCGAACATGGCGAACCGCATCATGTTCAAGGCCGCCGATGAGGAATCCGCGAAAATCGCCGCCGACACGCTCGGCAAGAAGAAATACCGGAAACGCACGTATGGTTATTCCGCCGGCAAGCGGACGATGTCGTATTCCGAGGAGGAAAAGTATTATATAGAGCCGCACGAGTTCCGGCGGCTGCGTAAGTTTCAGGCGGTCGTGCAACATTGCGAGGCCGGGTTCAGGCGCGTGGTGCTGCCGCCGCGCGATGCGGACGGGCGCGTGTGCGGGTGGTTTCGTTAA